GTCTGCAGTACGTTGAATTTTTCGGAACGTTTTACTCAGGTGATGGTAAACCCTTCCAGCCCTTCAGGGCAAAAAGAGAGGTGTCTGAGTTAGAGTTTGAAGCTTAAGGAGGTGCATGAAGGATGGACCCGATAGTTTACGTATCCCTTGGTGCGGCCCTCGCGGCCGGTCTGGCTGGAGCGGCTTCGGCCTTCGGTGTTGGTGTAGCAGGTGCAGCGGCTGCTGGAGTCGTTGCCGAGGACGAGAAGAACTTCAAGAACGCCCTGATACTCGAGGGTCTCCCAATGACCCAGAGTATCTACGGACTCATTACGCTGTTCCTTATCCTGATGGTCTCGGGAATCCTCGGCGGCGGCTTCAAGTTCACCGACCCGAACAACATGGACAACGTCGTCAAGAGCGCCATACTCCTCGGTGCCGGTCTTACCGTCGGCCTCACCGGTCTCTCCGCCATACCGCAGGGTATCATCGCGAGCGCCGGCATCGGAGCCGTTGCCAAGAACCCGAAGACCTTCACCCAGGGAATCATCTTCGCGGCGATGGCCGAGACCATGGCCATCTTCGGTCTCGTCGGTGCCCTCATCATGATCGTCACCGGAGTCGGCTTCTGACTCCGCCGACTTTCTTTAATTCCAAGGAGGAAGGAGAATGGAAGGGGCAGAGCTGATCATTCAGGAGATAAACAGGGAAGCGGAGCAGAAGATACAGTACATCCTCAAGCAGGCCCAGGAAGAGGCTGAGAAGATCAAGGCCGAGGCGAGAAAGAGGGCCGAGGCGAGGGCCGACTGGATACTCAGGAAGGCCAAGACCCAGGCCGAGATAGAGAGGCAGCGCATAGTGGCCAACGC
This window of the Thermococcus siculi genome carries:
- a CDS encoding V-type ATP synthase subunit K (produces ATP from ADP in the presence of a proton gradient across the membrane; the K subunit is a nonenzymatic component which binds the dimeric form by interacting with the G and E subunits), encoding MDPIVYVSLGAALAAGLAGAASAFGVGVAGAAAAGVVAEDEKNFKNALILEGLPMTQSIYGLITLFLILMVSGILGGGFKFTDPNNMDNVVKSAILLGAGLTVGLTGLSAIPQGIIASAGIGAVAKNPKTFTQGIIFAAMAETMAIFGLVGALIMIVTGVGF